Sequence from the Methanocalculus alkaliphilus genome:
CTTCGCTTCCACCTCACCCCCTGGGTTCACTGGCCGGATACGATGTTGACGCAGGTCATTGAGGATAAGGTCCTCTTCACCGGGGACTTCCTTGGATCACACCTGGCTACCTCAGATCTCTTCATCCATGATCCCGAACGGCTTTATGAATCGGCAAAGAGGTATTATGCCGAGATTATGATGCCCTTTGCCGGGAGTATCGGCGGGTACCTTGATCTCATCGAAGGACTTGGCATCTCGATCATCGCACCAAGCCATGGCCCCCTCTATGATGACCCGTCACTGATCCTCGGGTATTACCGGGAGTGGGCGACAGGTGCACCGAAGAATACCGCTGTCATCGCCTATGTCACGATGCATGGCAGCACCAAAAAGATGGTTGATATCCTCTCAAACGCCCTTGTTGCAGAAGAAGTCCATGTTGAGCGGTTCGATCTCACCCAGAGCGATACCGGTCTTCTCGCAATGGCTCTTGTTGAAGCCCAGACGATCATCATTGCAACACCAACCGTCCTCTTCGGTGCCCATCCGCTGGCAGTACATGCGGCATACCTTACAGCCGCCATCAAGCCGAAGGCGAAGTATGCAACCGTCATCGGCTCGTTTGGCTGGGGAGGAAAGACGGTGAAGCAGATCAGCGATATGATCGCCCCACTCAAATGCGAGATCCTCGACCCGGTCTATGTGAAGGGGCAGGCCGTCGAGAAGGATATCACCGCCCTGAAACAGCTCGCACGGACGATCAGGGAGAAGCATGCAGAGTCCTCATAGAAGGGCTCTCTGATAGAATGATGATACCATGACAAATATCCATGAAATATACAAATGCGGCGTCTGTGGAAACATCACCGGCGTGATGCACAGTGGTAACGGAAAGCTCGTCTGCTGCGGCAAAGAGATGGAACTCCTCTCCGAGCAGACCGCAGACAAAACGAATGAGAAGCATGTGCCGATCATCGAGCGATCCGGAAAAGGATACCTGGTGACCGTCGGATCGACACCGCATCCGATGGAGGAGAATCACTATGTCGAGTGGATCGAGCTCCAGACAAAAGAGGGTATCCACAGGGCATATCTGACCCCGGGCATGGCCCCGGCCGCCTACTTCGAGACGGATGAAGAGCCGGTCAAGGCACGGGAATACTGCAATATCCATCTCCTCTGGGCAGATCGGTAATCCCTTTTTTTCTTTCAGAATTACTTAATAGCGCAGACAACCATCTGATTGTATGCCACAGCAATCATCGTATCGTATCGGAGAGGTATTCTCTCCAATTGATAATCTTAAAAAGTATTACTATCTCATTTACACAATAGTCGCCATCCCGATCATCTTCTTCTGTATCGGAGCAATAGCCCTCTTTGAAGGAGTGGGTGGGATCGTCATATCAATCCCGATCATCGGTACTCTCATATTCGTCCTTTACTGGATACCGCTCTTTTATGAGACCATCAGGTACGAGCTGACCCGGACGGAGATGACCTGGAGGCGGGGGGTATGGTTCCGCCAGACCGGGATCGTCCCCTATTCACGGATAACGAATATCGATATCATCCAGGGGCCGGTGATGCGGATCTTTGGGATCTCGTCGCTGAAGATCCAGACTGCCGGGTATTCGGCACAGCCACATGCCGAACTCCAGCTCACCGGGATTGCTGAGCCGGAGGAGCTTCGGGAGCTGATTATGGGCTTTGTCCGGTCAGGGCCGGGAATTGCAACCGAGTCGGGCGGAGATGGAACGGCAGGAGTGTCATCGGATCCTGTGGTCGATGAGCTCCGGCAGATCCGTGCGATACTCGGGCGGATCGAAGAGAAGCAGTAACCTCAAACCTTCACCGAAGGGGGGGGATCTCCCCTCTGCCGGCTCATCCCTTTTCTATACAGTCCTTATCCTGACTGCTCCAGAAACCAGAGAGAATGATCTTTATCTTCCATGATAGCGGATCATCTGTATGGTTCAGCGTACGTACCCCGGCCACTGCCTCATCGGAAAGAGGGCGACATTGAAGAGGGTTGATGAATGTGAGGAGGAGATGTCCCTGCCGGTGGTCAACTCCCCGCGATCAGGGCAGTGTGGATACGAAGGATGAAGACGGACAAGCCGGAGGCCGGGAAGAGCAGTACGAGGATGTACGCACAGTCGGAGCTCCTGAAACGGGGGTGGACAGCAAAACTGATCCAGCTCTTCGCACCTGAGCCGGATGCGATCAGGAAGAACCCATTCTTTGCAAAGGCCGCCCCGATGAAACTCTATGCCCCTGATCGGATTCATGAGATCGAGGGATCGGATCTCTTTATCGAGGCTTTTGAGAAGGCACGACGGCGGAAGGCCGGAGCTGCAAAGGCGGCTGCAACAAAGCGATCAGCACTCCTCGATCTCGTCAGCAGGATCGAGATCCAGATCGATGATGACAGGAATATCCTTGACAACGCCATAGAGTCCTATAATGGCTTTCATTTCATGCGTAGGCATGCAGATTATGAGCCGGCCTCAACCTTCTCAGATCCCCGTTTTCTTCAGAGGATCATGGTAAATTATGCCCGCCACAATCTCACCAGGTACGATGACCATATCGATGAGCTGTACCGGAAGGTTGGAAAAGCGGAGGCATACCGCCTGCTGAAGAAGAAGACGCTCATCGGGGTCGGGAAGAGATATCCGTCACTTCGGGAGGAGTGCAGGCGGCAGATAGAAGAGATCGGGAAAAAATGAAAGAGGATTTGCCTTAACGCCTCTTCTTCTCCTCATCATCGGTCTTACATTCGAGATCCGCAAGGATCAACAGGGGATCCTCAACCTTCCGGACGAGCTTTCTAATCCGCATCAGCCGCTCGATGCCGATGAAATGCTCAGCCATCACCCGTCCAAACGGCGACAGCTCGATCACCCCGCCACGGCGATGGACGATGCCATGTTTCTCCATCTCCGGAAGGGCATCCTCAAGGGTACCGACCATCTTCTGGTTCATCGACTCGAGATCACCCTCAATACCACGGGCGACGACGGCATTGGCGGCATATTCCTCGCTGCTCTCTTCCATCCCATAGAAGGGGGCGACCTCCTCCATAATCCCTTTGAGGAGCCGGAGTGCGATCTCCTCTTCCGTCGCCTTCGATTCACGGGAGTATGATCCCCCCGGCTCAGCAAGGATGACAACCCTGCCGGCATCATGGAAGTCCGGCCGTCCGGCCCGGCCCATCATCTGCTGAAACTCCTGGACGGTGAGCCATTCGATCCCCATCGCCAGGGCATCAAAGATCACCTGGGACGCAGGGAAGTCGACACCGGCGGCGAGGGCAGCCGTTGTGACGACCGCTGCGATCTTCCCCTTTGCAAACTTCGACTCGATATCCCGCCGCTCCTGTGCGGTGAGGCCGGCATGGTAGGGAGCGGCACGGGGGCCTATCGCCTCGGCGACCTGATGGCATCGTGCACGTGCATTGGTAAAGATGATCGTCTGCCCTTTGTAGCCTTTTGATGACTTCTTCCCAAACTCCTCAAAGACGAGCCGTTTGATCGTTGGTATCTTCGCGTCCCGTTCAACGAAGAGAAGGTGGCGGTCGAGTGGCACAGGACGTTCAGCATAGGTGACAAGGTGTGCATTCAGCTTCTTTGCAAGGAGATGGGGGGCTCCGATCGTCGCTGAGAGATAGATGAACTGTGCCTTGGGGGCGACATGCTTCAGCCGGGCGATCATCCCGTCAAGGCGATGGCCCCGCTCGGGATCTTCAAGCATCTGCACCTCATCGATGACGATGGTTCCTATCGACCGGAGCCGCCGGCCTCTCCTGAGGATATTATCCACCCCCTCATAGGTCCCGACGATGATATCAGAGCCGGCGTCCCTCCGGGCAACCGATCGCGTCTCAGGGAGGTTGAGCCTGGATACCCCCGTCGAGAGGGAGACACTGGCGATATCCTTATACCGATCATTAAACCGTTCGTACTTCTGGTTCGCCAGCGCAACAAGGGGAACAAGGAAGAGAACCCGCCCCCTCCCTTCAAGGAGATTCTTAAATCCCGCCATCTCACCGATGAAGGTCTTGCCACTTGCAGTCGCTGCAACAACAAGCTGGTGTTTTCCAAAGAGGAGACCTCCTTCAACGGCAAGCTGCTGGGCGGGCATCAGGGTCTCCACTCCGGCAACATCAAGGAAGGACCGTGGTACAGGGAGTTCGTCGAGGCGATCTGTCTTCCCGACCGGATGTGCCTCGACCCTGTCATAGAGGCTCTTCTTCATATCGGGGCTCTCCGGCTGGATGATCGCAAGCACCGCCTCGAGATCACGATGCTCCATCAGGAGATCCTCAATGTAGTTCCGTGTCTTCTTCCCGAGTTTCCGGAGATGGGAAAGTTCCCGGGAGAGCTCTTTCCGGGCACACTCAGGACAGATCTGCTCGCGGCCACACCGGATGGAGGTCTCCCTGTCAAGCGGGGTGACACGGTCCTCAAGCATGCAGATCCGGCAGAGACTGGTAAACTCAAATGATATCTGAAGACTTGCGAGGAACTCCTCCATCTGGGGATCTCGCATGGTCAGATGGACACTCCCCTGACGCAGAGCAATGAGAAGATCTTTTGTTGGTGTCTTCTGAAGATGGGATGCCCCCGGACGCCGGATCATAAACTCATCCGGGCGAATCCCCTTCGTCGTCCTGGCAAGGGAGACGGTTCCGATATGCCGGATTCTCCTATCATCATAAAAGATGATCCGGTATGCCTTCTTCCACGGGAGGATTATGGCGCTCATGATAGACTATGGAGCCGCCAGATCATGGATCGCATACGAAAGGCCGGCAGTCTCCAGCCGTTTGATGAAATCGGTAAATTCTGAATCGACGATGAGAATAGCACAGGTCAGCCCGTGGAATGCCGCCTCGATCACCCCTTCCCGGGCTCCATAGAACATATCGGATCTGATACCGGCCTTCTTCAGCGTCATGTATGCCTCAAGTCCGACAGCACCGACGATCTCTGCTTTCTGGACTATCCGGAAGAGCTTCTCCTGCTCGATCACAGAAGAGCCCCCACGCTCGATACGGGGGACTTTACAGACACAGATCGATCCCTCGGTATGATCGATGATCCCATTTAACCGGGCGACACCGACATCGCTCCCTTTCCGGGCATCCGAGATGACAACACCCATCGCAGCCTGTGGCTCCTTACCGGCGTACAATAGTCCCTTTTTCATGAAGACGCCGACCTCATCCCCTTTCCTGAGGTCTTCTGCTGCAAGTGCCGCCCAGACAGCGACCTGCTGAATGATATCACGCCGTATATGCCGGGCGTAGCTCTCGAGCTGTTCCGCACTCTGTAAAACCCACTCGATACCCTTCCGGGTAACAGCATACCGCCCCCGGCCTTCAGCACTGATGAGACCATCATCGGAGAGATCACGGATATACTCAGAGATTGCCTGCGGGGTTACCCCGAGCTTTTCAGCAATCTCCTGCTGGCGGACTGATGGCTGATGCTCGGCCACCTCGACCAGCACCTGGAACCGGGTCGTCTCCCGCTTGCTCCGAAGCAGGGTACTGAGAGGATCGTTATCGGTCCCCTTCAAGAAGAATCAACCCCTGCCCCCGCACATCAAATACAGGGAGGCGCTTTGCAATTCCCTTGACATAGATGGGTTTGACCCCCACCTTGCGCGCAATCTCTCCAATCGAGGTGTTTCCGGATGTCACCTCACCCATTATTTTATCCGATAGATCCCTGAGTGATTCGTCGTTTGATGTTGATATATAGAGCATTGAGACGAGATCTTCCATTGAACACTGGAAGTTCGCCCTGAATTTGAGATAGTTTACCCTGTACTCCTTCTCGGGCTTTTTTCCGGGAACAGTCCGCCATTGTTCCTCGATGAGATTTCCTTTCTTCAGCATGCGGAGGCAGCTGTTGATACATGCCTTATCATGATGTTCACATAGCTCCGCTTCTGTCACCCATGACTTTGAGAGCATTTCATACACAACTTTATATCCAGAGTTGTTAAAAGTAACAAGGAGAGGTACGAGCTCTACCGGGTCACTCACAATTTTTGTCTTCGGATGATCAGTCACTGCAAAAACCCTGTGTACTATATTGCCCTGTAATTCTATAACCTTATTGATAATCCATGCGGAGATCGGGCACCATAATTATCCGCGGGATCGTTCAGGGAGTCGGATTCCGCCCTTTCGTGTATGCTGCTGCACAATCGCTTGGCATACATGGAACAGTGACGAACCTCGGCAGCGAAGTCATCATTCATGCCGGGGGAGAGAGGTTCGATGAGTTTCTCCAGAAGATTCAGATCGGACCGAGGCTCTCGGTTATCGACGATTTTCTTGTGTATCCACTCGAAGGGGTGATACCTGATGGTTTTCATATTCTTGAGAGCGGACCTGGCAACCTGACAGGCCTCATCCCCCCTGATGTTGCCATATGCGACCATTGTATCGAAGATATATACGAGAGAGGGGGGCACTATTTTGGGTACTGGGCGACATCCTGCGTCGATTGCGGCCCCCGGTACAGCATCATCCGCGCGCTCCCGTATGATCGAATACGGACGACAATGGACCATTTTCCCCCCTGCACAATCTGCGAAGGCGATTACACGAATCCACTCTCAAGGCGCCACCATGCCCAGACAATCGCCTGTGCAGAATGTGGGCCGACGCTTGCGCTCATGGATCGGGATGGGAACACCCCCCCTGATACCGATACCATACAGCGAGCGGCAGAGCTCCTTGATGCCGGGAAGATCCTTGCGATCCGGGGTATTGGCGGTTTTCATATCGCATGTATCGAGTCTGCTGCGGAACGGCTCAAATCACTCCTTGGCAGAACAGAGCAGCCGCTTGCCATCATGGCTGAGTATGATGTCGCCGATGAGATGACCATCATCCATCCCGAAGATGCAGAGAGCCTCAGGAGCCCTGCCCGGCCGATCGTCGTCCTCGAAAAGAGGGATCACTCAGCCCATGAGACGATCTCAAACCTCCATACCATCGGGGTGATGCTCCCCTACACCGGCCTGCACCATCTCCTCTTCTCCCACCTCAGATCCCCTCTCCTCGTGATGACGAGCGCCAATACGCCAGGCGACCCGATGATCACCGAGATAGATCAGGCGATGTCCCGTCTTCGCGGCACAGTTGATTATTTCCTCACGCATAACCGGGAGATTATGAACCGGTGTGACGATTCGGTCGTTCGTGACGGACTCATCATCCGCCTCTCACGCGGCATGGCCCCGAAGAGGAGCAGAATTGATCTTGGAGAGAAGGCGATCCTTGCTGTCGGCCCTGAACTGAATGCCAATGCGACAATCTACAAAGACGGTATCTGTATCACCTCGCCGCATATCGGGAATATCAGAAATCCACCAACTCTCCGATACCTTGAGGAGACCGTCGACCGACTCCGTACTCTCACCGGGATCACCCCTGAGATCATCGCCTGTGATGCCCATCCCCAGTTCCTCTCAACACGGTATG
This genomic interval carries:
- a CDS encoding FprA family A-type flavoprotein translates to MVVRKVTDGISWIGAIDWDRRLFDALVPTPKGTSYNAYLVRGAEKTALIDTVDEEMEMEMVTNLMTEKVNTLDYVIINHAEQDHSGCLPLILDLYPGSMVVTNAKCRELLIEFFGIEDCRIMVIEDQQTLDLGGKTLRFHLTPWVHWPDTMLTQVIEDKVLFTGDFLGSHLATSDLFIHDPERLYESAKRYYAEIMMPFAGSIGGYLDLIEGLGISIIAPSHGPLYDDPSLILGYYREWATGAPKNTAVIAYVTMHGSTKKMVDILSNALVAEEVHVERFDLTQSDTGLLAMALVEAQTIIIATPTVLFGAHPLAVHAAYLTAAIKPKAKYATVIGSFGWGGKTVKQISDMIAPLKCEILDPVYVKGQAVEKDITALKQLARTIREKHAESS
- a CDS encoding desulfoferrodoxin gives rise to the protein MTNIHEIYKCGVCGNITGVMHSGNGKLVCCGKEMELLSEQTADKTNEKHVPIIERSGKGYLVTVGSTPHPMEENHYVEWIELQTKEGIHRAYLTPGMAPAAYFETDEEPVKAREYCNIHLLWADR
- a CDS encoding PH domain-containing protein — its product is MPQQSSYRIGEVFSPIDNLKKYYYLIYTIVAIPIIFFCIGAIALFEGVGGIVISIPIIGTLIFVLYWIPLFYETIRYELTRTEMTWRRGVWFRQTGIVPYSRITNIDIIQGPVMRIFGISSLKIQTAGYSAQPHAELQLTGIAEPEELRELIMGFVRSGPGIATESGGDGTAGVSSDPVVDELRQIRAILGRIEEKQ
- a CDS encoding DEAD/DEAH box helicase; the encoded protein is MSAIILPWKKAYRIIFYDDRRIRHIGTVSLARTTKGIRPDEFMIRRPGASHLQKTPTKDLLIALRQGSVHLTMRDPQMEEFLASLQISFEFTSLCRICMLEDRVTPLDRETSIRCGREQICPECARKELSRELSHLRKLGKKTRNYIEDLLMEHRDLEAVLAIIQPESPDMKKSLYDRVEAHPVGKTDRLDELPVPRSFLDVAGVETLMPAQQLAVEGGLLFGKHQLVVAATASGKTFIGEMAGFKNLLEGRGRVLFLVPLVALANQKYERFNDRYKDIASVSLSTGVSRLNLPETRSVARRDAGSDIIVGTYEGVDNILRRGRRLRSIGTIVIDEVQMLEDPERGHRLDGMIARLKHVAPKAQFIYLSATIGAPHLLAKKLNAHLVTYAERPVPLDRHLLFVERDAKIPTIKRLVFEEFGKKSSKGYKGQTIIFTNARARCHQVAEAIGPRAAPYHAGLTAQERRDIESKFAKGKIAAVVTTAALAAGVDFPASQVIFDALAMGIEWLTVQEFQQMMGRAGRPDFHDAGRVVILAEPGGSYSRESKATEEEIALRLLKGIMEEVAPFYGMEESSEEYAANAVVARGIEGDLESMNQKMVGTLEDALPEMEKHGIVHRRGGVIELSPFGRVMAEHFIGIERLMRIRKLVRKVEDPLLILADLECKTDDEEKKRR
- a CDS encoding DUF7839 domain-containing protein; amino-acid sequence: MKGTDNDPLSTLLRSKRETTRFQVLVEVAEHQPSVRQQEIAEKLGVTPQAISEYIRDLSDDGLISAEGRGRYAVTRKGIEWVLQSAEQLESYARHIRRDIIQQVAVWAALAAEDLRKGDEVGVFMKKGLLYAGKEPQAAMGVVISDARKGSDVGVARLNGIIDHTEGSICVCKVPRIERGGSSVIEQEKLFRIVQKAEIVGAVGLEAYMTLKKAGIRSDMFYGAREGVIEAAFHGLTCAILIVDSEFTDFIKRLETAGLSYAIHDLAAP
- a CDS encoding ArsR family transcriptional regulator, yielding MTDHPKTKIVSDPVELVPLLVTFNNSGYKVVYEMLSKSWVTEAELCEHHDKACINSCLRMLKKGNLIEEQWRTVPGKKPEKEYRVNYLKFRANFQCSMEDLVSMLYISTSNDESLRDLSDKIMGEVTSGNTSIGEIARKVGVKPIYVKGIAKRLPVFDVRGQGLILLEGDR
- the hypF gene encoding carbamoyltransferase HypF, translated to MRRSGTIIIRGIVQGVGFRPFVYAAAQSLGIHGTVTNLGSEVIIHAGGERFDEFLQKIQIGPRLSVIDDFLVYPLEGVIPDGFHILESGPGNLTGLIPPDVAICDHCIEDIYERGGHYFGYWATSCVDCGPRYSIIRALPYDRIRTTMDHFPPCTICEGDYTNPLSRRHHAQTIACAECGPTLALMDRDGNTPPDTDTIQRAAELLDAGKILAIRGIGGFHIACIESAAERLKSLLGRTEQPLAIMAEYDVADEMTIIHPEDAESLRSPARPIVVLEKRDHSAHETISNLHTIGVMLPYTGLHHLLFSHLRSPLLVMTSANTPGDPMITEIDQAMSRLRGTVDYFLTHNREIMNRCDDSVVRDGLIIRLSRGMAPKRSRIDLGEKAILAVGPELNANATIYKDGICITSPHIGNIRNPPTLRYLEETVDRLRTLTGITPEIIACDAHPQFLSTRYAKNLAEELGADLIPVQHHRAHIAAATSEECIGIAIDGVGYGDDGTVWGGEIFAGKAPEYARVGHLEEVLMPGGDAATRHPERMLYGIIQRDEILDLLSDRGWNDVALSALAHQVSRRFNTTTTTSTGRVLDAASALLGLCRERTYDGEPAMRLEAAAAHGSPTDWEITIHDSGGTATLLTTHLMERALAEYLPYTSEPPMVRRRAVADIAASFQYNLARGIARLAILAAEETGIMTAALSGGVCYNGMIRSTICSELSDHGVRPIINSDYPLGDGCISYGQTIMAGRR